One window from the genome of Mauremys mutica isolate MM-2020 ecotype Southern chromosome 4, ASM2049712v1, whole genome shotgun sequence encodes:
- the LOC123368517 gene encoding CD276 antigen-like: protein MGLGGLLLPLLVLGVAGSRLQLVTDPSSRALLGSGALLKCRFDVGGPVDLSALRVRWYLFEERIAQYDQGRAESQVRASVSEQELKTGDASLLLSNVTVSDEGPYKCVVGYGTEQLQGETTLRVLAPYEPPQLTVLSRAGGRLALQCRSAGGYPKPEITWHDGNGTQLSQAEPVELQRSSLGAFEVRSSLLLTPRPGGSVCCTLIHRPLQQNMSICETLPAPEAQRQAPEQQLPGWVMAVVTLALVTLMCVVLIHWGLPLIPAEGFHIG, encoded by the exons atggggctggggggtctcctcctccccctcctcgtcCTCGGGGTGGCCG GTTCCCGGCTGCAGCTAGTCACAGATCCCTCCTCCcgggccctgctgggctctggggcgCTGCTGAAATGTCGGTTCGACGTCGGGGGGCCGGTCGATCTGAGCGCCCTGCGGGTTCGGTGGTATCTGTTTGAGGAGAGGATCGCGCAGTACGACCAGGGCAGGGCAGAATCCCAGGTCAGAGCGAGCGTGTCGGAGCAGGAGTTGAAGACGGGGGATGCCTCTCTCTTGCTATCCAATGTGACGGTGTCGGATGAGGGGCCGTATAAATGCGTCGTTGGCTACGGTACggagcagctgcagggagagacgACCCTCCGTGTGCTCG CCCCGTACGAGCCCCCGCAGCTCACCGTGCTCTCCCGGGCTGGGGGGCGGCTGGCCCTGCAGTGCCGCTCCGCGGGGGGTTACCCCAAGCCCGAGATAACGTGGCACGACGGGAACGGGACCCAGCTGAGCCAGGCCGAGCCGGTggagctgcagaggagcagcCTGGGGGCCTTCGAGGTGCGGAGCAGCCTGTTGCTGACGCCCCGCCCCGGGGGGTCCGTCTGCTGCACCCTGATCCACAGGCCCCTGCAGCAGAATATGAGCATCTGTGAGACCCTCCCAG cgcCAGAGGCCCAGAGGCAGGCGCCGGAGCAGCAACTCCCCGGATGGGTGATGGCTGTCGTGACGCTGGCGCTCGTGACCCTCATGTGCGTGGTGCTGATCCATTGGGGGCTGCCGCTCATCCCTGCCGAAG GGTTTCACATTGGATAG